Proteins from a single region of Desulfovibrio sp. JC022:
- the thiS gene encoding sulfur carrier protein ThiS codes for MIVKLNGKDAELAGTPTVLDLLESKNLPPETVVVEINMEIIPADNYGSTQINDGDHLEILRFVGGG; via the coding sequence ATGATCGTAAAGCTTAACGGCAAGGATGCCGAACTCGCCGGGACACCAACTGTTCTGGACCTTCTTGAATCCAAGAATCTCCCACCCGAAACCGTAGTTGTTGAAATCAATATGGAAATCATACCGGCGGATAACTACGGCTCCACACAAATAAATGACGGGGACCACCTCGAAATACTGCGCTTTGTAGGCGGAGGTTGA
- a CDS encoding thiazole synthase has protein sequence MNNDIFKLGGLEFNSRLLTGTGKYADDSVIPDVCEASGSQIITVALRRVDLESDTGNVMDFIPKHMQLLPNTSGARTAEEAVRIARLAKAMGCGDWIKIEVISDNKYLLPDGYETAKATEILAKEGFVVLPYVNADLYIARSLVDAGAAAVMPLGAPIGTNRGLKTREMVRILIDEIDLPIIVDAGIGRPSEACEAMEMGADACLVNTAIATASNPKMMAKAFGRAVKAGREAYLSGPGAKHSHAKASSPLTGFLHEG, from the coding sequence ATGAATAATGATATTTTCAAACTTGGCGGCCTTGAATTCAACAGCCGTCTGCTGACCGGAACCGGCAAATACGCCGATGATTCCGTAATCCCGGATGTCTGCGAAGCTTCCGGTTCCCAGATCATCACCGTGGCTCTGCGCCGCGTGGATCTGGAATCCGATACCGGAAACGTCATGGACTTCATTCCCAAACACATGCAGCTGCTGCCTAACACTTCCGGGGCGCGCACAGCTGAAGAAGCGGTGCGCATCGCCCGCCTTGCCAAGGCCATGGGTTGCGGCGACTGGATCAAGATCGAAGTCATTTCCGACAACAAATATCTGCTGCCGGACGGCTATGAAACCGCCAAGGCAACTGAAATACTTGCCAAAGAAGGATTCGTGGTCCTGCCTTACGTAAACGCAGACCTGTACATTGCCCGTTCTCTGGTTGACGCCGGAGCCGCAGCGGTTATGCCCCTTGGCGCACCCATCGGAACCAACCGGGGACTCAAAACCCGTGAGATGGTCCGTATTCTGATCGATGAAATTGACCTGCCGATCATTGTGGATGCCGGAATCGGCCGACCTTCCGAAGCATGTGAAGCCATGGAAATGGGTGCTGACGCCTGTCTGGTCAACACCGCCATCGCCACCGCAAGTAATCCCAAAATGATGGCAAAAGCCTTCGGCCGGGCAGTAAAAGCCGGACGCGAAGCTTACCTCTCCGGCCCCGGAGCAAAACACAGCCATGCCAAGGCATCCTCACCCCTTACCGGATTCCTGCACGAAGGATAA